The following are encoded in a window of Kitasatospora fiedleri genomic DNA:
- a CDS encoding S8 family serine peptidase, translating into MGLARLTGALGATALTAGMLFAGAPAASADQVRDAQWANAYFDLDKVWSVSKGDGVIVAVIDSGVDANHPDLAGSVLPGYDPSGHGWEAKPTEEHGTGMASLIAGHGHGNGEGVLGLAPGAKILPIYRGTTTTTSDAMPQGIKWAVDHGAKVINISQVTPRGVEDGFAEAVAYALQHKVLIVAGSGNDAGPVRTPANVPGVLAVGAVDKNQKVWAKSNYGPEVMLTAPGADMVMAGVEGLGSCQGQYCKADGTSDSTAYVSAAAALVFAKYPDLTPGQVANRLVKTAAAPAGASQLPDAHYGYGVVQPYAALTKNIPAGSAQGPLAAGAAAPSAGPEASAGSDSDGTGAGGIKSPEAVSGIHQSSSGSSLPLVLGICGALVVLLIVVIAVAVASSRKRRRAQGLQAQAGAPYGAAPGWPPAQHSYGQPGQQPYGQPGQQPPPPYGYPQQQPPYGGNPYQDGNQSR; encoded by the coding sequence GCTTTGACAGCGGGCATGCTGTTCGCCGGCGCGCCGGCGGCGTCGGCGGACCAGGTGCGGGACGCGCAGTGGGCGAACGCGTACTTCGACCTGGACAAGGTGTGGTCGGTCAGCAAGGGTGACGGCGTGATCGTCGCGGTGATCGACAGCGGCGTCGACGCGAACCATCCGGACTTGGCGGGGTCGGTGCTGCCGGGATACGACCCGAGCGGTCATGGCTGGGAGGCCAAGCCGACCGAGGAACACGGAACCGGTATGGCGAGCCTGATCGCCGGCCACGGTCACGGCAACGGTGAGGGCGTACTCGGTCTCGCGCCCGGGGCCAAGATCCTGCCGATCTATCGGGGGACGACGACGACCACCAGTGATGCCATGCCGCAAGGCATCAAGTGGGCGGTCGACCACGGCGCCAAGGTCATCAACATCTCCCAGGTCACACCCAGAGGAGTGGAGGACGGCTTCGCCGAAGCGGTGGCCTACGCCCTCCAGCACAAGGTGCTGATCGTGGCCGGCTCCGGTAACGATGCCGGTCCGGTCCGCACCCCGGCGAACGTGCCCGGGGTGTTGGCGGTCGGCGCGGTGGACAAGAACCAGAAGGTCTGGGCGAAGTCGAACTACGGTCCTGAGGTCATGCTCACGGCACCGGGCGCCGACATGGTGATGGCAGGCGTCGAGGGACTCGGTTCCTGCCAGGGCCAGTACTGCAAGGCCGACGGTACTTCGGACTCCACCGCCTATGTCTCCGCCGCGGCGGCCCTGGTCTTCGCCAAGTACCCCGACCTCACTCCGGGCCAGGTGGCCAACCGGCTGGTGAAGACGGCTGCGGCTCCCGCCGGTGCCTCTCAACTGCCGGACGCACACTACGGATACGGAGTCGTCCAGCCGTACGCGGCACTGACCAAGAACATTCCTGCCGGGTCCGCACAGGGGCCGCTGGCCGCAGGTGCTGCTGCCCCGTCCGCTGGCCCAGAGGCGTCGGCGGGTTCGGACAGCGACGGTACGGGCGCCGGTGGAATCAAGTCCCCGGAGGCCGTATCGGGTATCCACCAGTCGTCGTCGGGATCGTCTCTGCCGCTGGTCCTGGGCATCTGCGGTGCTCTGGTCGTGCTGCTCATCGTGGTCATCGCGGTTGCGGTGGCGAGCAGCCGGAAGCGGCGCCGTGCGCAGGGGCTCCAAGCCCAGGCCGGGGCCCCGTACGGCGCCGCACCGGGGTGGCCTCCGGCCCAGCACTCGTATGGCCAGCCGGGTCAGCAGCCGTACGGTCAGCCGGGTCAGCAGCCACCGCCGCCGTACGGCTATCCGCAGCAGCAGCCGCCCTACGGCGGTAACCCGTACCAGGACGGAAACCAATCGCGTTGA
- a CDS encoding DUF427 domain-containing protein — protein sequence MPSSDRTVPRVEPCGKRIRTYLGGLAVADTTRALLVWERPQYPVHYVPAADVRTDLLTPADRAADRSALGDALVFDLAANGRTAARAVRQYPDSPAEALRDHLRFDWAAMDAWYEEDEQVFTHARSPYTRIDILASSRTVRVELDGTLLALSRSPRLLFETGLPTRYYLAPTDLVLPLFEPGTRTTHCPYKGAADHLSVRIGGTLHPDVAWTYPTPFAESQKIAGLVAFYDNRVTLHVD from the coding sequence ATGCCCTCCAGTGACCGCACCGTGCCGCGGGTCGAGCCCTGCGGCAAACGCATCCGCACCTACCTCGGCGGGCTGGCGGTGGCCGACACCACCCGCGCCCTGCTGGTCTGGGAACGCCCGCAGTACCCCGTCCACTACGTCCCGGCCGCCGACGTCCGCACCGACCTGCTGACCCCGGCCGACCGGGCCGCCGACCGTTCCGCACTCGGCGACGCGCTGGTCTTCGACCTCGCCGCGAACGGCCGCACCGCCGCCCGCGCCGTCCGCCAGTACCCCGACTCCCCCGCCGAGGCGCTCCGCGACCACCTGCGCTTCGACTGGGCGGCGATGGACGCCTGGTACGAGGAGGACGAGCAGGTCTTCACCCACGCCCGCTCCCCGTACACCCGGATCGACATCCTGGCCTCCTCCCGCACCGTCCGGGTCGAACTCGACGGCACCCTGCTGGCGCTCTCCCGCTCCCCGCGGCTGCTCTTCGAGACCGGCCTGCCCACCCGCTACTACCTCGCCCCCACCGACCTGGTCCTCCCGCTCTTCGAACCGGGCACCCGCACCACCCACTGCCCCTACAAGGGTGCCGCCGACCACCTGTCCGTCCGGATCGGCGGCACCCTCCACCCGGACGTCGCCTGGACGTACCCCACCCCGTTCGCCGAATCGCAGAAGATCGCCGGCCTGGTCGCCTTCTACGACAACCGGGTCACCCTGCACGTCGACTGA
- a CDS encoding WXG100 family type VII secretion target has product MAETTPFDSYALIPLKNMVSGSSPERIKEVGQHWQNVHEELTQAATDLRAAIEHATANWTGAASQGFATKGSQIQEGMVNTAAHAQNTSVAMTYAASALEQTKSTMDQIKVPSFMDRVGKTLSDGFASSDEGFKRDLASGMNRIDAVNKNAHDLSATEVAHQYAIGVMEHLGPQYTQAAAYMDGGQPSISEPGQKFPPDPPVAVVPPGHTPPSMPNPKYPGGVPPQQTTPPNVSPGLPSVPQPTQPGHPVVPVVPPVGSVPPGGDLPPFTPPTFTPTPVPPSTGILGVDPPSVGLTPPGSAGGLPGGVGTLPGGGSAGGGTGGGGYVPGGLGGGYLPGGGLGGGGRVSTGGLSGAGGAGGGRAGGSGTAGGAGRGTAGGAAGSGAGGSGSGAAGARGAAGAGGMGGMHGGGAGGARGGAAGGKSAAGGLVRKAGGTVGGAKAAGAGGRAFTEGGSGIGKGRAGQAGAAGMHGGSGSGGSKKKNQGHRPDYLVEDEDTWRGGEANPGVIE; this is encoded by the coding sequence ATGGCCGAGACGACTCCATTCGACAGCTACGCCCTGATCCCGCTCAAGAACATGGTTTCCGGCTCGAGTCCCGAGCGGATCAAGGAAGTCGGGCAGCACTGGCAGAACGTGCACGAGGAGCTGACCCAGGCCGCCACGGACCTGAGGGCGGCGATCGAACACGCCACCGCGAACTGGACCGGGGCGGCCTCGCAGGGCTTCGCCACGAAGGGCTCGCAGATCCAGGAAGGCATGGTCAACACCGCCGCGCACGCGCAGAACACGTCCGTCGCGATGACCTACGCGGCGAGCGCGCTCGAGCAGACCAAGTCGACCATGGACCAGATCAAGGTCCCGAGCTTCATGGACCGGGTCGGCAAGACCTTGAGCGACGGTTTCGCCAGCTCGGACGAGGGGTTCAAGCGCGACCTCGCGTCGGGCATGAACCGGATCGACGCGGTCAACAAGAACGCGCACGACCTGTCCGCCACCGAGGTCGCGCACCAGTACGCGATCGGCGTGATGGAGCACCTGGGCCCGCAGTACACCCAGGCCGCGGCGTACATGGACGGTGGTCAGCCCAGCATTTCGGAGCCGGGGCAGAAGTTCCCGCCGGACCCGCCCGTCGCGGTCGTGCCTCCCGGCCACACGCCGCCGAGCATGCCCAACCCGAAGTACCCGGGTGGGGTGCCGCCGCAGCAGACGACCCCGCCGAACGTCTCGCCGGGCCTGCCCTCGGTGCCGCAGCCGACGCAGCCCGGGCATCCGGTGGTGCCGGTGGTGCCGCCGGTGGGGTCGGTGCCGCCCGGTGGGGATCTGCCGCCGTTCACTCCGCCGACGTTCACGCCGACTCCGGTGCCGCCGTCCACGGGAATCCTGGGGGTCGACCCGCCGTCCGTGGGGTTGACGCCTCCGGGGTCGGCCGGTGGGCTGCCCGGTGGGGTGGGGACGTTGCCCGGTGGTGGGTCCGCTGGTGGTGGGACCGGTGGTGGCGGGTACGTGCCCGGAGGGTTGGGCGGTGGGTACCTGCCCGGTGGCGGGCTCGGCGGTGGTGGCCGGGTGTCGACCGGTGGGTTGTCCGGGGCCGGTGGCGCCGGTGGTGGTCGGGCCGGTGGCTCGGGTACCGCGGGCGGGGCCGGCCGGGGTACCGCTGGTGGGGCCGCCGGCTCCGGGGCCGGTGGCTCGGGTTCGGGTGCCGCGGGGGCCCGCGGTGCCGCGGGCGCCGGCGGGATGGGCGGCATGCACGGCGGTGGCGCCGGTGGTGCGCGGGGCGGTGCGGCCGGTGGCAAGAGCGCTGCCGGCGGCTTGGTGCGCAAGGCCGGTGGCACGGTCGGCGGTGCGAAGGCGGCCGGTGCCGGTGGACGGGCGTTCACCGAGGGCGGGTCGGGCATCGGGAAGGGGCGTGCCGGGCAGGCGGGCGCGGCCGGGATGCACGGCGGCTCGGGCAGCGGCGGCAGCAAGAAGAAGAACCAGGGGCACCGTCCCGACTACCTGGTCGAGGACGAGGACACCTGGCGCGGTGGCGAGGCCAACCCCGGCGTCATCGAGTAG
- a CDS encoding MFS transporter, translating into MTSTSQAETAAPAHPLHPDDDGTGGVLSGPWRALTLGIVSVVLLLAFEATAVNTAMPTAAQQLDGIGLYAFAFSAYFTTTLLALVVSGQWCDRGGPIVPLFSGIAVFAAGLVTAGTAVNMWMFVAGRAVQGLGGGLVIVALYVVVGRAFPERLRPAVFAAFSAAWVLPSILGPVISGAVTQHLGWRWVFLAVPVLVLPPLAVMGPALRRSERSRPPRRPAPYDWRRTGDAAMVALGAALLQYAGQRLDGWAVLPAAAGVALMGPAVLRLLPRGTLLAARGLPTVILLRGVAAGAFFASELFIPLMMQTQRGLSVTLAGLTLAPGGLSWAFGSWLQGRPGADRHRAALIRIGFVSTAVAVGGAALVLFPAVPVWVTAAFWAVGGAGMGLAIASISVLMMKLSRPEETGGNSAALQLSDALGNVLLTGLAGVLFAALGGGAVGAAAHGGASLPAGAFAAVFLTMPVVALVGAALSGRATAAGTS; encoded by the coding sequence GTGACCAGCACCTCCCAGGCCGAGACGGCAGCGCCCGCGCACCCCCTCCACCCCGACGACGACGGCACCGGCGGGGTGCTCAGCGGCCCCTGGCGGGCGCTGACCCTCGGCATCGTGTCGGTGGTGCTGCTGCTGGCCTTCGAGGCCACGGCGGTGAACACCGCGATGCCGACCGCCGCCCAGCAGCTCGACGGCATCGGCCTGTACGCCTTCGCGTTCTCCGCGTACTTCACCACCACGCTGCTGGCCCTGGTGGTCTCCGGGCAGTGGTGCGACCGCGGCGGCCCGATCGTCCCGCTGTTCAGCGGCATCGCGGTGTTCGCCGCCGGGCTGGTCACGGCCGGCACGGCGGTGAACATGTGGATGTTCGTCGCGGGCCGGGCGGTCCAGGGCCTGGGCGGCGGGCTGGTGATCGTCGCGCTGTACGTGGTGGTCGGCCGGGCGTTCCCGGAGCGGCTGCGGCCAGCCGTGTTCGCGGCCTTCTCGGCGGCCTGGGTGCTGCCCTCGATCCTCGGCCCGGTGATCTCCGGCGCGGTCACCCAGCACCTCGGCTGGCGCTGGGTGTTCCTCGCCGTGCCGGTGCTGGTGCTGCCGCCGCTCGCCGTGATGGGCCCGGCGCTGCGCCGCTCGGAGCGGTCCCGGCCGCCGCGCCGGCCCGCCCCGTACGACTGGCGGCGGACCGGGGACGCGGCGATGGTCGCGCTCGGCGCGGCGCTGCTGCAGTACGCGGGCCAGCGGCTGGACGGGTGGGCCGTGCTGCCGGCCGCGGCCGGGGTCGCGCTGATGGGCCCGGCGGTGCTGCGGCTGCTGCCGCGCGGCACGCTGCTGGCGGCGCGCGGGCTGCCGACGGTGATCCTGCTGCGCGGGGTCGCGGCGGGCGCGTTCTTCGCCTCCGAGCTGTTCATCCCGCTGATGATGCAGACCCAGCGCGGGCTGTCGGTGACGCTGGCGGGCCTGACGCTGGCGCCCGGCGGGCTGTCCTGGGCGTTCGGCTCCTGGTTGCAGGGCCGGCCGGGCGCGGACCGGCACCGGGCGGCGCTGATCCGGATCGGCTTCGTGTCGACGGCGGTGGCGGTCGGCGGGGCGGCGCTGGTGCTGTTCCCGGCGGTGCCGGTCTGGGTGACGGCCGCGTTCTGGGCGGTCGGCGGCGCCGGGATGGGCCTGGCGATCGCCAGCATCAGCGTGTTGATGATGAAGCTGTCCAGGCCGGAGGAGACCGGCGGCAACTCGGCCGCCCTGCAACTCAGCGACGCGCTGGGCAACGTCCTGCTGACCGGCCTGGCCGGGGTGCTCTTCGCGGCCCTGGGCGGCGGCGCGGTCGGCGCGGCGGCCCACGGCGGGGCGTCGCTGCCGGCGGGGGCGTTCGCCGCGGTGTTCCTGACCATGCCGGTGGTGGCCCTGGTCGGCGCGGCGCTCTCGGGGCGGGCGACGGCGGCCGGGACGTCCTGA